TCCAGCCTACGCCGGTTATAAAGAAGACTGGACGGCCAACTTCAGTTTTCGCTCACAATGGGTGGGAATTGAAGGGGCTCCACGTACCGCCACCGCCTCCTTTGATGGGGTAACTGACCAGCAGGGAAAGAAAATGGGATTGGGTTTTATTGCCGCTACTGATCGTTTGGGACCTCAGAATACCTCCGCTTTTTATGCCAATTATGCCTACCGTTTGCAGCTGGATGCAGAAGATACCAAAAGACTAAGTTTTGGTATCGGTGCGGGAGTTACCCAGTACAACCTGGATGGCGCCAAATTTATCTCCACCGATCCTGGAGATGGGGTCATTCCGATAGGAAATGAAAGTAAATTACGACCGGATGTTCGTTTTGGGGTTTATTTCTACACACCTAAATTCTATATCGGCGCTTCGGTGATGGACCTGTTATCCGGAATGAGAAAAGATGAGATCAGTACGGAAGGAGATTATAAAGTGATTCGTCAGGTTCGTCACATTTATTTAACCGGCGGGATGATGATTCCTTTATCCGAATCCCTTGATCTAAAACCTACCTTTATGCTGAAGGAAGATTTTAAAGGACCTACAAATCTGGATCTGAATGCTTATCTGCTGATCAGCAAGGTACTTTGGTTAGGTGCTTCCTATCGTACAGGGGTGACCTTATGGGATAAGAATAACCTGCAGAAAGGTCTGAGCCAAAGTGATGCCATAGCAGGTATCGTAGAGCTTCAGATGAGCAATCGTTTTCGCCTGGGTTATTCTTTTGATTATACCACCAGTAAACTTTCCAGTTATCAGAGCGGCTCGCATGAGCTTTCTTTAAGCATTAGCTTCCCGGGAAAGAGAGCAAGAGTATTAAGTCCACGTTATTTTTAAGCTGAACAGAATTATATGAACAGAACAGCATTCAAAAGTCCAAATTTACTGATGAACAGAATTGTGGTCATCAGTATAATGGCATTATTCCTTGGCAATTATGGAGTGGCCCAGGAGCAGTTGAGCAGGAAGCAACAGGCCGATGTGCTCTTTAATCGCTTTGAATATTATAATGCCGCACGTTTATATCTTCCGCTTGCGGAGAAGAAGAAGCCGGATGTTAAACTATTGGAAAAGCTGGCAGAATGTTACCGCATGATGAATGATTACGAGGTGGCCGAAAAGTGGTACGGCAAAGCTGTAGCGGATGCGAAAGCCAAACCAATGAGTCACTATTATTATGCTGAAGCTTTGCAGCGAAACAAAAAGTTTGATCTGGCAAAAGAACAGTACCGTGTTTACGGAAATCGTACAGGCAAATCCGGAGAAATGAACATTAAAATCTCTTCCTGTGATAGTGCCGCTTTATGGATAGGACAACCCAAAGATGTGAAGATTAGAAATATAGAAGCCTTAAATACAAAATTCGCAGACTGGGGCCTGAATTATTATGGGAACGATGGTTTTGTCTTTACTTCTGAGCGGAGCACTGATGAGAAAGAGAAGAATAGCGAAATCTATAAATGGACGGGAAACCCATGGCTAAAGCTTTATCTTGCCAATGCTGAAAATCAGCCAGGGCAGGAGCTTTCTGTGGTGAATCAACAGAACATGCCTTCAAAAGTAGATTACCACGTAGGTCCATTGGAGCTGAATGCTGCAGGTGATGTCGCTTTTGTTACGATTGCAACCCGGGCTTCGGCATCACAATTACCGCTGGATAAAACTGATGGTAAGATTAAAGAACGTTTGTATACCCGTCGGTTGGAATTGATGACTGCAGTGAAAAAGGACGGAAAATGGGGAGATCTGAAAGCTTTTCCCTATAACAATGTAAAGGAATATTCCTTAGGACATGCAGCCCTTTCTAAAAATGGCCAGGTTTTGTATTTCGCTTCAGATATGCCTGGTGGATTGGGTAAAACGGATATTTGGTATACTGAACTTCAATCCGATGGAAGCTGGGCTAAACCGGTGAATTGTGGAGCAGAGCTTAATACGGCAGAAGAGGAAGCCTTTCCTACAATCGGTTCTGAAGGGGAATTGTATTATTCCTCAAAAGGCAAAATCGGGATGGGAGGATATGACATTTATAGCAGCAGGGGAGAGAAAACGCAATGGGGTAAATCGCGGAACCTGAAATATCCGCTGAATTCTACAAGCGATGATTTCTATCTTGTCAGTAAGGATGGAAAAACGGGTTATTTCTCTTCTAACAGAGAGGGTGGGGCAGGTGATGATGACATTTACGGCTTCAGCGATCAGACGCCTGCAGCGATCATTCTGGCCCTGGATGGAACAGTATATGAACAGAAGACTAAAACTACCTTAGACTCGGTACTGGTGACCTTAACAGACGGGAATGGAGTTGCTGTTAACCGAAAGGTCACCGGACAGAATGGAAATTTCTTTTTCGGCTTAAGCAGAGATCAGGATTATAAAATTGAAATCAGTAAGTTCGGGTATACTTCTGTTTTTAAGACTTTAAGTACAAAGGGAATGGCGAAATCCGATACCTTAAATATGCAGGCTTTTCTGGATAAGGATAAGTTTGAGCCTGGAAAAACGTACGTGCTAAGAAATATTTACTATGATTTTGATAAGGCAAATATCAGAGTTGATGCAGCCAGAGAGTTGGATAAGCTGCTGGCAATCTTAAAAGAGAACCCGGCCATCTGGATTGAATTATCTTCACATACCGATAGCAGAGGAGCAGATCAGTATAATCAGTGGTTATCCCAGAGAAGGGCTAATTCTGCAGTACAATATCTGATCGATAGAGGAGTTGAACGTGAACGCATCAAAGCTAAGGGCTATGGAGAGACCATGTTATTGAACAAATGTGCAAATGGAGTGAAATGTAGTCATGCTGCACATCAGCTTAACAGAAGAACAGAATTTAAAGTGATTAAAAAATAGAATTCAAAGAAATAGAATGTATAGCGGGATACTTTTTTAGTATCCCGCTTTTTTTATCTTAAACAAGGTCTTTGTTGCCCTGTTAAAAGTTGTTTTGTTTTATTTGAAAAGAGTTGGATAATTAGTTCGTTAAAAATATTGCTAAAACTATTTAACAACTATTAGAATATACAAAACTTATTAATTAATTTGCTGAGATTTTAAATATAGATAACAGCTAAAATGAATTCAACATCTTCCAAACTTCCCTATATAGGAGTAGATATAGGTGGCTCCCACATCACCGCTGCTCATGTAGATGCGACCACATATAAAGTAATAGACAGTACGATGAAGCGCGAACGCGTCGCATCAATGGACTCTGCAGAAGTAATTCTGGAATCCTGGTTAAGTGTACTTTCCTCCCTCATTATCAGGGCTAACGGAGAAAATTCCAAAATAGGGATCGCCATGCCGGGACCGTTTGATTATGAACATGGGATATCCCTGATGAAGGGGATGCAAAAGTACGATGCATTATACAACATCAATGTTAAGGAAGTACTGGCCAGGCGATTGGAAATACCTGAAAAAGACATTGTATTCATCAATGATGCCGAAGCTTTTTTACGTGGTGAGCTTGCTTCCGGTGCAGCTGCAGATAAGGATAGGGCGATAGGGGTAACGCTGGGCACCGGTCTTGGGTCTACAAGTAATGCAAGTGGGATTACGGTAGATATGAATTGGGCATTTCGTCCTTTTAAAGAAAGCATTGCTGAGGAATACATTTCTACCAGATGGTTTTTGAAAAGATATAAGGAAATTACCGGGGAAGAGGTTAAAAATGTGGAAGAGCTGTTGGCAAAGGCTGATCAATCTGTTAAAGATCAGGTTTTTGAGGAATTTTCAGACAATCTCAGTATCTTTCTGAATGATTTAATTGCTCAGGAGCAACCGGAAGTGGTGGTGATTGGTGGTAATATTGCCAAAACGTGGGAACACTTTATAATTGCGCTGAAGGATAAGATCACAGATAAATCTATAGCCATCAGACAAAGCGAAATGTGGGAAGATGCAGCTCTTGTAGGTGCAGCGAGCGCATGGGCTTAAAACGAAGATAAATGAGAAAATGCTTTTTTATTGCAGGAATATTGGTCCTGTTGAGCCAGTCAGGCGCTTTTGCGGCGAAGGTAGATACGGTGCTCACGTATAGTACTGCAATGAAAAAGAAGATAAAAGCGGTGGTTGTCATTCCTGATAACTATGAAA
This region of Pedobacter steynii genomic DNA includes:
- a CDS encoding type IX secretion system membrane protein PorP/SprF, whose amino-acid sequence is MKDLKKYSLLSMLILSLTSGYAQQTIQFSQYVFNGLAVNPAYAGYKEDWTANFSFRSQWVGIEGAPRTATASFDGVTDQQGKKMGLGFIAATDRLGPQNTSAFYANYAYRLQLDAEDTKRLSFGIGAGVTQYNLDGAKFISTDPGDGVIPIGNESKLRPDVRFGVYFYTPKFYIGASVMDLLSGMRKDEISTEGDYKVIRQVRHIYLTGGMMIPLSESLDLKPTFMLKEDFKGPTNLDLNAYLLISKVLWLGASYRTGVTLWDKNNLQKGLSQSDAIAGIVELQMSNRFRLGYSFDYTTSKLSSYQSGSHELSLSISFPGKRARVLSPRYF
- a CDS encoding OmpA family protein, which translates into the protein MNRTAFKSPNLLMNRIVVISIMALFLGNYGVAQEQLSRKQQADVLFNRFEYYNAARLYLPLAEKKKPDVKLLEKLAECYRMMNDYEVAEKWYGKAVADAKAKPMSHYYYAEALQRNKKFDLAKEQYRVYGNRTGKSGEMNIKISSCDSAALWIGQPKDVKIRNIEALNTKFADWGLNYYGNDGFVFTSERSTDEKEKNSEIYKWTGNPWLKLYLANAENQPGQELSVVNQQNMPSKVDYHVGPLELNAAGDVAFVTIATRASASQLPLDKTDGKIKERLYTRRLELMTAVKKDGKWGDLKAFPYNNVKEYSLGHAALSKNGQVLYFASDMPGGLGKTDIWYTELQSDGSWAKPVNCGAELNTAEEEAFPTIGSEGELYYSSKGKIGMGGYDIYSSRGEKTQWGKSRNLKYPLNSTSDDFYLVSKDGKTGYFSSNREGGAGDDDIYGFSDQTPAAIILALDGTVYEQKTKTTLDSVLVTLTDGNGVAVNRKVTGQNGNFFFGLSRDQDYKIEISKFGYTSVFKTLSTKGMAKSDTLNMQAFLDKDKFEPGKTYVLRNIYYDFDKANIRVDAARELDKLLAILKENPAIWIELSSHTDSRGADQYNQWLSQRRANSAVQYLIDRGVERERIKAKGYGETMLLNKCANGVKCSHAAHQLNRRTEFKVIKK
- a CDS encoding ROK family protein, with the protein product MNSTSSKLPYIGVDIGGSHITAAHVDATTYKVIDSTMKRERVASMDSAEVILESWLSVLSSLIIRANGENSKIGIAMPGPFDYEHGISLMKGMQKYDALYNINVKEVLARRLEIPEKDIVFINDAEAFLRGELASGAAADKDRAIGVTLGTGLGSTSNASGITVDMNWAFRPFKESIAEEYISTRWFLKRYKEITGEEVKNVEELLAKADQSVKDQVFEEFSDNLSIFLNDLIAQEQPEVVVIGGNIAKTWEHFIIALKDKITDKSIAIRQSEMWEDAALVGAASAWA